GCTGGGCGTCCACGGCACCGCGAGCCAGTTGGCGGCAGTCGCGGCCGCTCCGGTCGTCACGCTCGCGCTCCTCGTGGACTGGCGCTGGGCGTTCCGGGGCATCGGCGTGGCGGCCGCGCTCGTGACGGTCGTGCTGTTTCTCGCGACCCGGAACACGACACTGCCGCAGGCCAGCGTCGACGACCGTGACCTGCTCGGTGCGCTCAGACAGGAGTGGCGCATCGTCTTGCTGGGCATCGTCTTTCTCGGCTCGACCGGCTTCGTCTGGCAGGGGCTGTTCAACTTCTACGAACTGTACGCCGGGACCAAGGGACTGTCCGGCACTGCGGCCAAGAACACCGTCACGCTCGTCTTCGCGGCCGGCGTCCCGGCCTTCTTCTTCAGCGGTCGTCTCGCCGACCGCCTGCCACACGTCCCGTACATCCTCGCCATCCTGACCGCGTTCGTCGGCAGCGTGCTGGCGCTGACTCGCGTCGAGGAACTCGTCCCCGTACTGGCGGTCACGGTCGTCATCGGCTACGTCATCCACTCGCTGTTCCCCGCGATGGACACCTTCCTGCTCGACAGCCTCCCGGACGAGACACGGGGGAGCGCCTACGCGGTCTACAGCGGCGGGATGATGCTCGTTCAGGCGACCGGCTCTGTCGTCGTCGGGACGCTCGTGGACAGCGGGATGAGCTACGACGCCGTCTTCACGCGACTCGCGTTCGGCCTCGGTGCGGTCGTCGTGCTCCTCGTCCTGCTCCAGGTGACCGGACGACTCGACCGGTCGGCGGCGACTGCGGAATGACCGTCTGCGAGCACGGACGAGGGTCGCAGAGTAGCCGGTGCGCGCGAGTCCGACCGCGAACTCACGGAATCTTCCGCTGGACGATCGTCGAAAACGAACCGGACGAACGTCCGCGAATCTGGACGTAGTACGTCCTTATATTCTTCCGACGCCATCTAATTCTGACCGAACGTCCTTCGTCACGCGCCGAAATATTCGTATCTCAAGCGAAAGTTTATACAGTGTTTCCTCCAGAGAGTCTCTTGCACATGAGGTCACGTAACGTACACGAATTCGTGTACTCTGTGGACGGTCGTGTAGAAAACGAACGCGATGCTGGTGGAACCACGTCGATCGGGGGTGACGCATGATCGGCGACCTGCTCCTGCAGAGCGGGGCTGATCTGGAGGCAATCGCCTCCGGCGTCAACAACGTCTGGATTCTCGTCGTGTCGTTCCTGATCTTCTTCATGCAACCGGGCTTCGCACTGCTCGAAGCCGGACAGGTCAGAGCGAAGAACGTCGGCAACGTGCTGATGAAGAACATGCTCGACTGGACGCTCGGTGTCCTCGTCTACTTCATCGTCGGTGCGGGACTCGCCGGTGTCATCGGCATCCTCACCTCGCCCGGCGGGGGTTCGCTGGCGGGGGCGTTCTCGTACATCAACACGCCCGGCGCGTGGATCGG
This genomic window from Salinirubrum litoreum contains:
- a CDS encoding MFS transporter, yielding MVFLVNLARIVFAPLVKELIAVFQITEGTAGLIATLVWVGSALPRIPTGILLTYVARHRVVIGTGGVLTGASVFTASANSVPMLAAGALLMGLSSGVYFVAANPLVSELYPERVGRALGVHGTASQLAAVAAAPVVTLALLVDWRWAFRGIGVAAALVTVVLFLATRNTTLPQASVDDRDLLGALRQEWRIVLLGIVFLGSTGFVWQGLFNFYELYAGTKGLSGTAAKNTVTLVFAAGVPAFFFSGRLADRLPHVPYILAILTAFVGSVLALTRVEELVPVLAVTVVIGYVIHSLFPAMDTFLLDSLPDETRGSAYAVYSGGMMLVQATGSVVVGTLVDSGMSYDAVFTRLAFGLGAVVVLLVLLQVTGRLDRSAATAE